Proteins co-encoded in one Opitutus terrae PB90-1 genomic window:
- a CDS encoding ABC transporter permease — protein MSAPAAQPSTFATALGRVISTAGPFLGLVAVVVLFAALRFETFASLDNAAIIFQQTAVIGVAALGMTLIIISGGIDLSVGSIIALGTVVIALLLQSGWPALAAALAGIGVSALCGGFSGLLITRLHLLPFVVTLGMMGALRGAAKGLAGEQPIYPDETWLGGLMRLGERGSLPAGVWLMIGFSVFVALTLRQTRFGRHVFAVGSSELTARLCGVPVERVKLLVYVLGGAFAGIAAVLQFAYLTGGDPTTAVGLELNVIAAVVIGGASLNGGQGGVVGTLVGALIMSVVANGCTKLGLPNWVQEIVTGAIIVAAVLLDYLRRRGARGA, from the coding sequence ATGTCCGCCCCTGCTGCCCAGCCCTCCACTTTTGCCACAGCCCTCGGCCGCGTGATCTCGACCGCCGGTCCGTTCCTCGGACTCGTCGCCGTCGTGGTTCTGTTCGCCGCGTTGCGGTTCGAGACGTTCGCCTCCCTGGACAACGCCGCGATCATCTTCCAGCAGACCGCTGTCATCGGCGTGGCTGCGCTCGGGATGACGCTGATCATCATCTCGGGCGGCATCGATCTTTCGGTCGGCTCGATCATCGCGCTTGGCACGGTGGTGATCGCGCTGCTGCTCCAGTCCGGCTGGCCCGCACTCGCCGCCGCGCTCGCTGGCATCGGCGTCTCCGCGCTCTGCGGTGGATTCTCCGGACTGCTGATCACCCGGCTGCACCTGCTGCCGTTCGTCGTCACGCTGGGCATGATGGGCGCGCTGCGCGGCGCCGCGAAAGGTCTCGCCGGCGAGCAGCCGATTTACCCTGATGAAACCTGGCTCGGTGGATTGATGCGGCTCGGCGAACGCGGTTCCCTGCCAGCCGGCGTGTGGCTGATGATCGGGTTTTCGGTTTTCGTCGCGCTCACGCTGCGGCAAACTCGCTTCGGCCGGCACGTCTTCGCCGTGGGTTCGAGCGAGCTGACCGCGCGGCTCTGCGGCGTCCCGGTCGAACGCGTGAAACTGCTCGTCTACGTGCTCGGCGGCGCCTTCGCCGGCATCGCCGCGGTGCTGCAGTTCGCCTATCTGACGGGCGGCGATCCGACCACTGCCGTGGGGCTCGAGCTCAACGTCATCGCCGCTGTGGTCATCGGTGGCGCCAGCCTCAACGGCGGCCAGGGCGGCGTGGTCGGCACGCTCGTTGGCGCGTTGATCATGAGCGTCGTCGCCAACGGCTGCACGAAGCTCGGCCTGCCCAACTGGGTCCAGGAAATCGTCACCGGCGCGATCATCGTCGCCGCCGTGCTGCTCGACTATCTCCGCCGCCGCGGCGCGCGCGGGGCGTGA
- a CDS encoding sodium ion-translocating decarboxylase subunit beta yields the protein MLDGLLSFFQTTGFQAITWQMLVMWAIAAALLYLAIAKGFEPLLLVPIAFGALVANLPTRGVITTDRLADGTSQSAVFRIEAQVLPEPTSPPATDESSEKLKLRVERVEGGLYDFISQGVKLELFPPLIFLGVGALTDFGPLIAMPRTLLLGAAAQLGLFITFMGANLLGFTSKQSASIGIIGGADGPTAIFLSNKLAPELLGAIAVAAYSYMSLVPLIQPPIMRLLTTKKERVIRMKSLRKVSKLEKLVFAIVVMIICILLVPDASALIAMLMLGNFLRECGATERLVKSAQNEIINVLTIFLGTSVGLTMQAETFLAPATIKIIVLGVVAFGFSTAGGILGAKIMNWLSPHNPVNPLIGSAGVSAVPMAARVSHNEGQRYDSSNYLLMHAMGPNVAGVIGTAVAAGYFISTLGH from the coding sequence ATGCTCGACGGACTCCTCAGCTTTTTCCAAACGACGGGTTTTCAGGCCATCACGTGGCAGATGCTGGTCATGTGGGCGATCGCCGCCGCGCTGCTCTACCTCGCGATTGCGAAAGGCTTCGAGCCGCTCCTGCTCGTCCCGATCGCCTTCGGCGCCTTGGTCGCGAATCTGCCCACCCGCGGCGTCATTACCACCGATCGCCTCGCCGACGGCACTAGCCAGTCAGCAGTGTTCCGGATCGAGGCGCAGGTATTGCCCGAACCCACCTCGCCTCCGGCGACAGATGAGTCTTCCGAGAAACTCAAGCTCCGCGTCGAACGCGTGGAGGGCGGCCTTTACGATTTCATCTCCCAAGGCGTGAAGCTCGAGCTCTTCCCGCCGCTCATCTTCCTCGGCGTCGGCGCGCTCACTGACTTCGGCCCGTTGATCGCGATGCCGCGCACGCTCCTGCTCGGTGCCGCCGCCCAGCTCGGCCTCTTCATCACCTTCATGGGCGCCAACCTGCTCGGGTTCACCTCCAAGCAGTCGGCGTCCATCGGCATCATCGGCGGCGCGGATGGACCGACCGCGATCTTCCTTTCGAACAAGCTCGCGCCGGAATTGCTCGGCGCCATCGCCGTCGCCGCCTACAGCTACATGTCGCTCGTCCCGTTGATTCAGCCGCCGATCATGCGGCTGCTCACCACGAAGAAGGAGCGCGTGATCCGGATGAAATCGCTGCGCAAGGTCTCGAAGCTCGAGAAGCTCGTCTTCGCGATCGTCGTCATGATCATCTGCATCCTCCTCGTGCCGGACGCCTCCGCGCTGATCGCGATGCTGATGCTCGGCAACTTTCTCCGCGAATGTGGCGCCACCGAGCGGCTGGTGAAATCGGCCCAAAACGAGATCATCAACGTGCTGACGATCTTCCTCGGCACGAGCGTGGGTCTGACCATGCAGGCGGAGACCTTCCTCGCTCCCGCCACGATCAAGATCATCGTCTTGGGTGTGGTCGCGTTCGGGTTCTCCACCGCCGGCGGCATCCTCGGGGCCAAGATCATGAACTGGCTCTCGCCGCACAACCCGGTGAATCCGCTGATCGGCTCCGCCGGCGTCTCCGCCGTGCCCATGGCTGCCCGGGTCTCGCACAACGAAGGCCAGCGCTACGACTCCAGCAATTACCTGCTCATGCACGCCATGGGCCCGAACGTCGCCGGGGTGATTGGCACCGCCGTCGCCGCCGGCTACTTCATTTCCACGCTGGGGCACTGA
- a CDS encoding class II aldolase/adducin family protein — MSRTPPSLASLLSLSHELGRPDRNLAILGEGNTSARLDASTFLVKASGSNLAQLASREVTACRFAPLLELLDRRAVADAAVEEALLAARLDHGARKPSVEAMFHAWLLTLPGIAFVGHTHPVAVNSILASPQAARFAQRRLFPDEIVCCGAESVFVPYVDPGLRLAQAIRTEVTAFRRRTNAMPRVILLQNHGMIALGATPGAVLAATLMTAKAAAITLGAAALGGARHLMPRDVARIAARTDEHYRQKVLGL; from the coding sequence ATGTCGCGCACGCCCCCGTCCCTCGCTTCACTCCTCTCGCTTTCGCACGAACTCGGCCGCCCTGATCGCAACCTCGCCATCCTCGGCGAAGGCAACACGTCCGCGCGACTCGACGCCTCCACCTTTCTGGTCAAGGCGAGTGGCAGCAATCTCGCTCAACTCGCCTCGCGCGAAGTGACGGCCTGCCGTTTCGCGCCCTTGCTCGAGCTGCTCGACCGCCGTGCGGTGGCCGACGCCGCCGTCGAGGAGGCGCTGCTCGCGGCACGACTTGATCACGGTGCACGCAAGCCGTCCGTCGAGGCGATGTTTCACGCGTGGCTGCTCACGCTGCCGGGCATCGCTTTCGTGGGCCACACCCATCCGGTCGCGGTCAACAGCATCCTCGCCTCGCCGCAGGCCGCTCGCTTTGCGCAGCGCCGGCTGTTTCCCGACGAAATCGTCTGCTGTGGCGCCGAATCCGTGTTCGTACCCTACGTCGATCCGGGCCTGCGACTCGCGCAGGCGATCCGCACCGAAGTCACCGCGTTTCGTCGCCGCACCAACGCGATGCCGCGCGTGATCCTGCTGCAGAACCATGGCATGATTGCCCTCGGCGCCACGCCCGGCGCGGTGCTCGCCGCCACGCTGATGACCGCGAAGGCGGCGGCAATCACGCTGGGTGCCGCCGCGCTCGGCGGCGCGCGTCACCTGATGCCGCGCGACGTGGCGCGGATCGCCGCGCGCACCGACGAGCATTATCGCCAGAAGGTCCTTGGACTCTGA
- a CDS encoding substrate-binding domain-containing protein, with protein MRTPLLLCAALAIVPLTTAAEKIAMIPKGTTHNFWKSVEAGAKKAGTELGVEIIWKGPLKEDDRAQQIGVVQQFVASGVSGIVLAPLDDIALRGPVKSAGERNIPVVIFDSALRGEPGKDFVSFVATDNRRGGRLGAEELVRLLDGKGKVVLLRYAEGSASTIEREAGFLEVIQQHPGINVIVDNRYGGATTSSAQDAAMNLIDKIREADGIFCVNESTTHGMLLALRQTNLVGKKKFVGFDTSPVLLAALQKGDIQGLVAQNPTKMGYLGVVSVVKHLRGEKVDPVIDTGCVLVTRENISTPAVKEVLGK; from the coding sequence ATGAGAACTCCCCTTCTCCTCTGTGCCGCGCTCGCGATCGTTCCGCTCACCACCGCCGCCGAAAAAATCGCAATGATTCCGAAGGGTACCACGCACAACTTTTGGAAATCGGTCGAGGCGGGCGCGAAAAAGGCCGGCACTGAGCTCGGCGTGGAAATCATCTGGAAGGGTCCGCTGAAGGAAGACGATCGCGCCCAGCAGATCGGCGTCGTGCAGCAGTTCGTCGCCTCCGGGGTGTCCGGCATCGTGCTCGCGCCGCTCGACGACATCGCCCTGCGGGGCCCGGTGAAAAGCGCCGGCGAGCGCAACATCCCGGTGGTGATCTTCGACTCGGCGCTGCGGGGCGAACCCGGCAAGGACTTCGTGAGCTTCGTTGCGACCGACAACCGTCGCGGCGGCCGGCTCGGCGCGGAGGAGTTGGTGCGGCTGCTCGACGGCAAGGGCAAGGTCGTTCTCCTGCGCTACGCCGAAGGCTCCGCCAGCACGATCGAACGCGAGGCCGGCTTCCTCGAAGTCATCCAGCAGCACCCCGGCATCAACGTAATCGTCGACAACCGCTATGGCGGCGCCACCACCTCATCAGCGCAGGACGCGGCGATGAACCTGATCGACAAGATCCGCGAAGCCGACGGAATTTTTTGCGTCAACGAATCCACCACGCACGGCATGCTGCTCGCGCTCCGCCAGACCAATCTCGTCGGGAAAAAGAAGTTTGTCGGCTTCGACACCTCCCCCGTCCTGCTCGCCGCGCTGCAGAAGGGCGACATTCAGGGTCTGGTCGCGCAGAACCCGACCAAGATGGGCTACCTCGGCGTCGTGTCCGTCGTGAAACACCTGCGGGGCGAGAAAGTGGATCCGGTGATCGACACCGGGTGCGTCCTCGTGACGCGGGAGAATATCTCCACCCCTGCCGTGAAAGAGGTCTTGGGAAAATGA
- a CDS encoding pyruvate carboxylase subunit B: MSTVLFNNTVLRDGHQSLAATRMTTAQMLPAAPILDEMGFAGLETWGGATIDSCLRYLNENPFDRLRALKKAAPKTPQIMLLRGQNIVQYTSFPDDVVEAFVRANAAAGQDIFRIFDALNDVRNLRTAIKTVLACGKHARGEVCYTTSPVHTVKAFVEMGIELREMGCHSIGIKDMSGVIAPRVAYDMVKELKARVGLPVTLHTHDTAGLGAASYLAAIDAGVDAVETSIVPFANGTSQPDTLRMLALLDGHPRCPKFDTKKLQQLREYFTGVYKELEKFTSPANERVDSDTLIYQVPGGMLSNFRTQLKEQNMSDKFEQVMAEIPYVRSCLGWIPLVTPTSQIVGTQAMLNVKFGRWTNFSQPAMDIALGKYGRTPGPIDPSVRELAIKKSGQQTVECRPADLLAPRMSKLREELAAGGLPTDDEACVLHAMFPREFAALHKKSAAPAAASAPAAAAAAQPAPAAAPAVGAPSAPMAPGQVQHFVLTVGGVRKTVQVQEIS; this comes from the coding sequence ATGTCGACCGTTCTGTTCAACAACACCGTCCTGCGCGACGGCCACCAATCGCTCGCGGCCACGCGTATGACGACCGCCCAAATGCTGCCCGCCGCGCCCATCCTCGACGAGATGGGCTTCGCCGGTCTCGAGACCTGGGGCGGAGCCACGATCGACTCGTGCCTGCGCTACCTGAACGAAAATCCGTTCGACCGGCTCCGCGCGCTGAAAAAGGCCGCGCCGAAGACCCCGCAGATCATGCTGCTGCGCGGGCAGAACATCGTCCAATACACCAGCTTCCCCGACGACGTCGTCGAGGCGTTCGTCCGCGCCAACGCCGCTGCCGGCCAGGACATTTTCCGAATTTTCGACGCACTGAACGACGTGCGTAACCTGCGCACCGCGATCAAGACCGTGCTCGCCTGTGGCAAGCACGCCCGCGGCGAGGTTTGCTACACGACGAGCCCGGTCCACACCGTCAAGGCCTTCGTCGAAATGGGCATCGAGCTGCGCGAGATGGGCTGCCACTCGATCGGCATCAAGGACATGTCCGGCGTCATCGCCCCGCGGGTCGCCTATGATATGGTGAAGGAGCTCAAGGCCCGCGTCGGGCTGCCCGTCACGCTGCACACCCACGATACCGCCGGGCTCGGCGCCGCCTCTTATCTCGCCGCGATCGACGCCGGGGTCGACGCCGTCGAGACGTCCATCGTGCCCTTCGCCAACGGCACGTCGCAGCCCGACACGCTGCGGATGCTCGCCTTGCTGGACGGTCACCCGCGCTGCCCGAAATTCGACACGAAGAAGCTGCAACAACTGCGTGAATACTTCACCGGCGTCTACAAGGAGCTCGAGAAGTTCACCTCGCCCGCCAACGAGCGCGTCGATTCCGACACGCTGATCTACCAGGTGCCCGGCGGCATGCTCTCCAATTTCCGGACGCAGCTCAAGGAGCAGAACATGTCCGACAAGTTCGAGCAGGTGATGGCCGAGATTCCCTACGTGCGCTCCTGCCTCGGCTGGATTCCGCTGGTCACACCGACGTCGCAGATCGTCGGCACGCAGGCGATGCTGAACGTGAAGTTCGGCCGCTGGACCAATTTCTCCCAGCCCGCGATGGACATCGCGCTGGGCAAATACGGCCGCACGCCCGGCCCGATCGACCCGTCGGTGCGCGAGCTCGCGATCAAGAAATCCGGCCAGCAGACGGTCGAATGCCGCCCGGCCGATCTGCTCGCGCCGCGGATGTCGAAGCTGCGCGAGGAGCTCGCCGCCGGCGGTCTGCCGACCGACGATGAAGCCTGCGTGCTGCACGCGATGTTCCCGCGCGAGTTCGCCGCACTGCACAAGAAGTCCGCGGCTCCCGCCGCCGCTTCTGCGCCCGCCGCCGCTGCGGCCGCCCAGCCCGCGCCTGCCGCTGCTCCGGCCGTTGGCGCGCCGAGCGCACCGATGGCCCCCGGCCAGGTGCAGCACTTCGTGCTCACCGTCGGCGGCGTTCGCAAGACGGTGCAGGTGCAGGAAATTTCCTGA
- a CDS encoding glycoside hydrolase family 5 protein produces MNPSGFAIQRGTNLSHWLSQDFGWAPRATWITENDLRFIAKQGFDHVRLPIDEKELWREDGTQNADAFALMLKAIGWARQYGLRVIVDLHTVRAHHFNAVNEGMTPNTLFTDPQQQEHFLDLWRQLSAALKPQPVDAVAYEIMNEPVADDPEDWNKLVAKAHAMIRELEPGRVIVIGSNRWQIPQTLPQLKVPAGDKNIILSTHTYSPLLFTHYTAEWTEAKIYQGAVHYPGPVVSRADYDQLMVALKGSQKDMFASSLDNWGPARIKQELEPAIRRAQELGLQLYCGEFGCLPSVPRQDRLAYYRDIIGVFESNGMAWANWEYKGDFGIFEWHGTKGLIGAPDDEFISTLLAHKQR; encoded by the coding sequence ATGAACCCGTCCGGATTCGCCATTCAACGCGGCACCAATCTCAGCCACTGGCTTTCGCAGGATTTCGGGTGGGCGCCCCGCGCCACCTGGATCACGGAAAACGATCTCCGCTTCATCGCGAAGCAGGGCTTCGATCACGTCCGCCTCCCGATCGACGAGAAGGAACTGTGGCGCGAGGACGGCACGCAGAACGCCGACGCTTTCGCTCTGATGCTGAAAGCCATCGGCTGGGCCCGCCAGTACGGACTGCGCGTGATTGTCGATCTCCACACCGTCCGCGCGCACCATTTCAACGCGGTCAACGAGGGCATGACGCCCAACACGCTGTTCACCGATCCGCAGCAACAGGAACATTTCCTCGATCTCTGGCGGCAGCTCTCGGCCGCGCTGAAGCCGCAGCCCGTCGACGCCGTCGCCTACGAGATCATGAACGAGCCGGTCGCGGACGATCCCGAGGACTGGAACAAGCTCGTCGCGAAGGCGCACGCGATGATCCGCGAGCTGGAACCCGGCCGCGTCATCGTCATTGGTTCGAACCGCTGGCAGATTCCGCAGACGCTGCCGCAGCTGAAGGTCCCGGCCGGTGACAAGAACATCATCCTCAGCACGCACACTTACTCGCCGCTGCTGTTCACGCACTACACTGCCGAATGGACCGAGGCGAAGATCTACCAGGGCGCCGTGCACTACCCGGGCCCGGTCGTGTCTCGCGCCGATTACGATCAGCTGATGGTTGCGTTGAAGGGCAGCCAGAAGGACATGTTCGCCTCCTCCCTCGACAACTGGGGGCCGGCCCGCATCAAACAGGAACTCGAGCCCGCCATCCGCCGCGCGCAGGAGCTCGGGTTGCAGCTCTACTGCGGCGAATTCGGCTGTTTGCCGAGCGTTCCGCGCCAAGACCGGCTCGCCTACTATCGCGACATCATCGGCGTGTTCGAATCCAACGGCATGGCGTGGGCGAATTGGGAATACAAAGGCGACTTCGGCATCTTCGAATGGCACGGCACCAAGGGTCTGATCGGCGCGCCGGACGACGAATTCATCTCCACGCTTCTCGCGCACAAGCAGCGCTGA
- a CDS encoding sugar ABC transporter ATP-binding protein, translating to MPASRLQLTGICKAFGATQALAGVDFSAAAGEVHALVGENGAGKSTLMNVLSGVIPPDTGAMTLEGAPFRPRSPLEARRAGVVMVNQELAIAPHLTVLENIVLGAEPARILLRHAEARQRATEALRQLGRSDIPLDAPAASLGIAAQQFVEIARALALGCRVLVLDEPTSSLSQADIEHLFRLVRRLRDQGHAIVYISHFLEEVQALSDRYTVLRDGVSVATGRTSETSTAELARLMVGRQVSELYTRSPRQSGDVILEVRELGGIAKPVSASLELRRGEVLGIAGLIGAGRSELLRAIFGLDPVVRGRVRLGLAFGAGSPTRRWAEGAGLLSEDRKTEGLALDLSVVDNFTLPRLAPWLRPAALARETSRWIEQLGVRCAGPRQRVGDLSGGNQQKVALGRLLRNGADVLLLDEPTRGVDIGAKQNIYRLIDELANQGKAVLMVSSYLPELLGTCDRIAVMCRGVLGPARPVSTWTEHGIMLAATGAAAA from the coding sequence GTGCCTGCTTCGCGTCTTCAGCTCACCGGTATTTGCAAAGCCTTCGGCGCCACCCAGGCACTCGCCGGCGTGGATTTTTCCGCCGCGGCCGGCGAGGTGCACGCGCTCGTCGGCGAAAACGGCGCCGGCAAGAGCACGCTGATGAACGTGCTTTCCGGCGTAATCCCGCCCGACACCGGCGCGATGACGCTCGAGGGCGCGCCGTTTCGGCCGCGCAGCCCGCTCGAAGCCCGACGCGCCGGCGTGGTGATGGTGAATCAGGAACTCGCGATCGCGCCGCACCTCACCGTGCTCGAGAACATCGTCCTCGGCGCGGAACCCGCTCGGATTCTGCTGCGGCACGCCGAGGCGCGGCAGCGCGCAACCGAAGCGTTGCGCCAGCTCGGCCGCTCGGACATCCCGCTCGATGCGCCGGCGGCCTCGCTCGGCATCGCCGCGCAGCAGTTCGTTGAGATCGCCCGTGCGCTCGCGCTCGGCTGCCGCGTGCTCGTCCTCGACGAGCCCACCAGCAGCTTATCGCAGGCGGACATCGAACATTTGTTCCGGCTCGTGCGCCGGCTCCGCGATCAGGGGCACGCGATCGTCTACATCTCGCATTTCCTCGAGGAAGTGCAGGCGCTGTCCGATCGCTACACGGTCCTGCGCGATGGCGTCAGTGTGGCCACCGGCCGGACCAGCGAAACGAGCACCGCCGAGCTTGCCCGACTCATGGTCGGCCGCCAGGTGAGCGAACTCTACACCCGCTCGCCCCGCCAGTCCGGCGACGTGATTCTCGAGGTGCGCGAACTCGGCGGAATCGCGAAACCCGTGTCCGCGTCGCTCGAACTCCGGCGCGGCGAGGTGCTCGGAATCGCCGGCCTGATCGGCGCCGGCCGCAGCGAGTTGCTGCGCGCGATTTTCGGACTCGATCCCGTCGTGCGCGGCCGCGTGCGGCTCGGCCTCGCGTTCGGCGCCGGCTCGCCAACCCGCCGCTGGGCCGAAGGCGCGGGACTCCTCAGCGAGGATCGCAAGACCGAAGGACTCGCGCTCGATCTCTCGGTAGTCGACAATTTCACGTTGCCGCGGCTCGCGCCCTGGCTGCGACCGGCGGCGCTCGCGCGCGAGACCAGCCGCTGGATCGAACAGCTGGGCGTGCGTTGCGCCGGCCCGCGACAACGCGTCGGCGACCTTTCGGGCGGGAACCAGCAGAAAGTCGCGCTCGGCCGGCTGCTGCGCAACGGCGCCGACGTGCTGCTGCTCGACGAGCCCACGCGCGGCGTCGACATTGGCGCCAAGCAAAACATCTACCGGCTGATCGACGAACTCGCGAACCAGGGCAAGGCCGTGCTCATGGTCAGCAGTTACCTTCCGGAGCTGCTCGGCACCTGCGATCGCATCGCCGTGATGTGTCGCGGCGTGCTCGGCCCCGCGCGGCCGGTCTCCACATGGACGGAGCACGGCATCATGCTCGCCGCCACCGGCGCCGCCGCGGCCTGA
- a CDS encoding biotin--[acetyl-CoA-carboxylase] ligase, whose product MSPLASHSPELTTTSADGWTLHVADEIDSTNNAARHLPAWHALRARLQTAGRGRTGRAWVSDDGGLWISAVLPCPGDRAPWSILPLAAGWAIIQALQEFGARDLRLRWPNDIMVGARKLAGILVERYHSDTAVIGLGLNVFNQPATADATLAGQTVQLADLAPGAYTLDDVASLVLRSIRTAHALVRDGRFSSIADSLNAAWSHPRPVEITLTQRAEPFTGTFHGIDAAGRLRLTSERHGSDCYDAAQVSLLRELA is encoded by the coding sequence ATGAGCCCGCTTGCGTCCCATTCGCCCGAGCTGACGACCACGTCAGCCGACGGATGGACGCTGCATGTGGCCGACGAGATCGACTCCACGAACAACGCCGCCCGGCACCTGCCCGCGTGGCACGCGCTGCGCGCCCGGCTGCAAACCGCCGGCCGCGGCCGCACCGGACGCGCGTGGGTGTCGGATGACGGCGGCCTCTGGATCTCCGCCGTGCTGCCCTGTCCGGGCGATCGTGCGCCGTGGTCCATCCTTCCGCTGGCGGCAGGTTGGGCGATCATCCAGGCGCTGCAGGAGTTCGGGGCGCGTGACCTCCGGTTGCGCTGGCCCAACGACATCATGGTGGGCGCGCGCAAGCTCGCCGGCATTCTCGTCGAACGCTATCACTCCGACACCGCCGTCATCGGGCTCGGGTTGAACGTGTTCAATCAACCCGCCACGGCGGATGCGACGCTCGCCGGCCAGACCGTGCAACTCGCCGACCTCGCGCCCGGCGCCTACACGCTCGACGACGTTGCGTCCTTGGTGCTGCGCTCGATCCGCACCGCGCACGCGCTCGTGCGCGACGGCCGCTTTTCCAGCATCGCCGATTCGCTGAATGCCGCCTGGTCGCACCCGCGTCCCGTCGAGATCACGCTGACCCAGCGCGCCGAACCGTTCACCGGCACCTTCCACGGCATCGATGCCGCCGGCCGGCTGCGGCTCACCAGCGAGCGGCACGGCTCCGACTGCTACGACGCCGCCCAGGTTTCGCTGCTGCGCGAACTCGCGTAA
- a CDS encoding fucose isomerase, whose protein sequence is MPKRTVLLVASGDLRLSANQQCWPAQAAMEKQLTAAVARLGFELVRAHPYKPKERHGFIASQKEGMEVFATLDPKAPLIVAESVWQYSHHVLAGLISHRGPILTAANWSGTWPGLVGMLNLNGSLTKAGVAYSTLWSEDFTDELFTHGLATWLKTGRVVHPTTHVRPLAKCTVPAKAATVARRLAQELRTRKAILGVFDEGCMGMFNAIIPDELLFSTGVFKERLSQSALYYAATQVPEDEARTVYEWLQKKGLKFHLGHREATELTEDQVLWQCRTYIAALRIADEFGCDAIGIQYQQGLKDLLPASDLVEGLLNNSDRPPVRNAAGRVIRAGEPLPHFNEVDECAGLDGLLTHRVHRALGQPVENTLHDLRWGDVDRSGSIPDYVWVFLISGATPPAHHVGGYKGSDSHRQPAMYFRLGGGTLRGVAKPGEIVWSRIFVEAGKLKMDLGRARAVALPREETERRWKLTTPQWPIMHAVTYGVSRDQMMARHKANHIQVAYARSAREADLALYTKAALARELGLEVALCGTRADGSKF, encoded by the coding sequence ATGCCAAAACGCACTGTTCTTCTCGTCGCCAGTGGCGACCTGCGCCTCTCCGCGAACCAGCAATGCTGGCCGGCGCAGGCCGCGATGGAAAAGCAACTGACCGCGGCCGTCGCCCGCCTCGGCTTCGAACTGGTCCGCGCGCATCCTTACAAGCCGAAGGAGCGCCACGGTTTCATCGCCTCGCAGAAGGAGGGCATGGAGGTTTTCGCCACCCTCGATCCCAAGGCGCCACTGATCGTCGCGGAGAGCGTCTGGCAATACTCGCATCACGTCCTCGCCGGATTGATCTCGCATCGCGGTCCGATCCTTACCGCGGCCAACTGGTCCGGCACGTGGCCGGGTCTCGTTGGCATGCTGAACCTCAACGGTTCCTTGACGAAGGCGGGTGTCGCTTACTCGACGCTCTGGAGCGAGGACTTCACCGATGAGTTGTTTACGCACGGGCTCGCCACGTGGTTGAAAACCGGTCGCGTCGTGCACCCGACGACCCACGTTCGGCCGCTCGCGAAATGCACCGTGCCGGCAAAAGCGGCCACCGTCGCCCGCCGACTCGCACAGGAGCTGCGCACGCGCAAGGCGATCCTCGGCGTGTTCGACGAGGGCTGCATGGGCATGTTCAACGCGATCATTCCCGACGAACTGCTTTTCTCCACCGGGGTGTTCAAGGAGCGGCTCTCCCAGTCCGCGCTCTACTATGCCGCGACGCAGGTGCCCGAGGATGAAGCCCGTACCGTCTACGAATGGCTGCAGAAGAAGGGGCTGAAGTTTCACCTCGGCCATCGCGAGGCCACCGAGCTCACCGAGGATCAGGTGCTCTGGCAGTGCCGCACCTACATCGCCGCACTGCGGATCGCCGACGAGTTTGGCTGTGACGCCATCGGCATCCAATACCAGCAGGGATTGAAGGACCTCTTGCCCGCTTCCGACCTCGTCGAGGGCCTGTTGAACAATTCCGATCGTCCGCCCGTCCGCAACGCCGCGGGCCGCGTGATCCGCGCGGGCGAGCCGCTGCCGCATTTCAACGAGGTCGATGAATGCGCCGGACTCGACGGACTGCTCACACACCGCGTGCATCGCGCGCTGGGCCAGCCAGTCGAGAACACGCTCCACGACCTCCGCTGGGGCGACGTCGATCGCAGCGGTTCAATCCCGGATTACGTGTGGGTATTCCTGATTTCCGGGGCCACGCCGCCCGCGCATCATGTCGGCGGCTACAAGGGCAGCGACTCGCACCGCCAGCCGGCGATGTATTTCCGGCTCGGCGGCGGCACGCTGCGCGGAGTTGCCAAACCCGGCGAGATTGTGTGGAGCCGGATCTTCGTCGAAGCCGGCAAGCTCAAGATGGACCTCGGCCGCGCGAGGGCCGTCGCCCTGCCCCGCGAAGAAACCGAGCGCCGCTGGAAACTCACCACGCCGCAGTGGCCGATCATGCACGCGGTCACCTACGGCGTGTCGCGCGACCAGATGATGGCCCGGCACAAGGCGAACCACATCCAGGTCGCCTACGCCCGGAGCGCCCGCGAAGCCGATCTCGCACTCTACACCAAGGCCGCGCTCGCCCGCGAACTCGGGCTCGAAGTCGCGCTCTGCGGCACCCGCGCCGACGGATCGAAGTTCTGA